Proteins found in one Candidatus Methylomirabilota bacterium genomic segment:
- a CDS encoding formyl-CoA transferase, which produces MSKALKGIRVVDVTNNQAGPSCGQMLAWLGADVIKVEEPGKGDVARYSQRDKDKPEADALFYLAFNANKRSLTLNLKHARGQEVFRALLRSSDVLLENFGPGVIERLGFGYDAVHALNPRLVYASIKGFGTYGPYRDYKSYEPIAQAMGGAMSVTGFPDGPPTYTWPSIGDSGTGMHCVIGILAALMQRHQTGEGQAVEVSMQDAVVNLLRVSLRDHQRFGRIMPRTGNQLGAVVPGTTYRCHPGGPNDYVFIFVQQQMWHPLLKAIGRSDLIGDPRYETGEARWERRAEVDALVEAWTSGRDKHEVMKILAGAGVPCGACLDTGEVLADPHLLERDMVVEVEHPVRGRYLTVGNPVKLSASPTAIGPSPLLGQHREEILRELGYGDDDIRALAKDGAI; this is translated from the coding sequence ATGTCCAAGGCGCTGAAAGGAATCCGGGTGGTGGACGTCACCAACAATCAGGCGGGGCCGTCGTGCGGCCAGATGCTGGCGTGGCTGGGGGCCGACGTGATCAAAGTCGAGGAGCCCGGCAAGGGCGACGTCGCGCGCTACTCGCAGCGGGACAAGGACAAGCCCGAGGCGGATGCGCTCTTCTACCTTGCCTTCAACGCCAACAAGCGGAGCCTCACGCTCAATCTCAAGCACGCGCGCGGGCAGGAGGTGTTCCGCGCGCTGCTCCGGTCCTCGGACGTGCTGCTCGAGAACTTCGGCCCCGGCGTGATCGAGCGCCTCGGCTTCGGCTACGACGCGGTCCATGCTCTGAACCCGCGGCTGGTCTACGCGAGCATCAAGGGCTTCGGCACATACGGCCCCTACCGCGACTACAAGAGTTACGAGCCGATCGCCCAGGCCATGGGCGGCGCGATGAGCGTGACCGGCTTCCCCGACGGGCCGCCCACCTACACGTGGCCGTCGATCGGCGACTCCGGGACGGGCATGCACTGCGTGATCGGCATCCTCGCCGCCCTCATGCAGCGCCACCAGACCGGCGAAGGGCAGGCGGTCGAGGTCTCGATGCAGGACGCGGTGGTGAACCTCCTACGTGTGAGCCTGCGCGACCATCAGCGCTTCGGGCGCATCATGCCGCGCACCGGCAATCAGCTGGGAGCCGTCGTGCCGGGCACGACCTATCGCTGCCACCCCGGCGGACCCAACGACTACGTGTTCATCTTCGTGCAGCAGCAGATGTGGCATCCGCTGCTGAAGGCGATCGGGCGCTCAGACCTGATCGGCGACCCGCGCTACGAGACGGGCGAGGCGCGCTGGGAGCGCCGCGCCGAGGTGGACGCCCTCGTGGAGGCGTGGACCTCGGGGCGCGACAAGCACGAGGTCATGAAGATCCTGGCCGGCGCCGGCGTGCCCTGCGGCGCCTGCCTCGACACCGGGGAAGTGCTGGCCGACCCGCATCTCCTCGAGCGCGACATGGTCGTCGAGGTGGAGCACCCGGTGCGCGGGCGCTACCTCACGGTGGGCAACCCGGTGAAGCTCTCGGCCTCGCCCACTGCCATCGGCCCGTCGCCGCTGCTGGGCCAGCACCGCGAGGAGATCCTGCGGGAGCTGGGCTATGGCGACGACGACATCCGGGCGTTGGCGAAAGACGGCGCGATCTGA
- a CDS encoding transporter: MRTARFALAVVAGVLALLGPSPTAQAQEIEPRAYSNIPVGLNFMALGYVHSQGDLSFDTSAPIEDAHLRIDGTFLAYVRSFGVFGRSASVAVAFPYAWLSGEATFRGERVERKIDGLADPKMRLTVNLYGAPALSVEEFPEYKQNLIVGVSVAVSAPLGQYDSRQLLNVGTNRWAVKPEVGLSKAWGPLILEAAAGVTFYTPNDDFLRGRKLERAPVYSLQAHLIYNLPHGIWAALDTVGYRGGRITLDGVEGEALQENLRVGLTFSFPVTRHSSIKITGSTGAYARFGGNFNTGGIAWQVGW, encoded by the coding sequence GTGCGGACCGCACGCTTCGCGCTCGCCGTCGTCGCCGGCGTCCTCGCGCTCCTCGGCCCGTCACCGACGGCCCAGGCCCAGGAGATCGAGCCGCGGGCATATTCGAATATCCCCGTGGGCCTCAACTTCATGGCGCTGGGCTACGTGCATTCCCAGGGGGACCTGTCCTTCGATACGTCCGCGCCGATCGAGGACGCGCACCTGCGCATCGATGGCACGTTCCTCGCCTACGTCCGATCCTTCGGCGTCTTCGGCCGCTCGGCGAGCGTGGCCGTCGCCTTCCCGTATGCGTGGCTGTCGGGTGAGGCCACCTTCCGCGGCGAGCGGGTGGAGCGCAAGATCGACGGGCTTGCCGACCCCAAGATGCGGCTCACCGTGAACCTCTACGGGGCGCCCGCCCTGTCGGTCGAGGAGTTCCCGGAATACAAGCAGAACCTCATCGTGGGCGTGAGCGTGGCAGTCAGCGCCCCGCTGGGGCAGTACGACAGCCGCCAGCTTCTCAACGTGGGCACCAATCGCTGGGCGGTCAAGCCGGAGGTCGGCCTGTCCAAGGCCTGGGGCCCGCTGATCCTGGAGGCGGCCGCCGGCGTCACGTTCTACACGCCGAACGACGACTTCCTCCGGGGCCGCAAGCTCGAGCGGGCCCCCGTCTACTCCCTTCAGGCGCATCTCATCTACAACCTGCCTCACGGGATCTGGGCCGCGCTGGACACGGTCGGCTATCGCGGGGGCCGGATCACGCTGGACGGGGTTGAAGGTGAGGCCCTGCAGGAGAACCTCCGCGTGGGGCTGACGTTCTCGTTCCCCGTGACCCGCCACAGCTCCATCAAGATCACCGGCAGCACCGGCGCCTACGCGCGCTTCGGCGGCAATTTCAACACCGGCGGAATCGCGTGGCAGGTGGGCTGGTGA
- a CDS encoding VOC family protein, with protein sequence MLTRIDHVMICVPDLEAGMAAYRRIGFDVRSGGVHPGRATENAIAFLAEDYLELLSLRRDAPAPAPGASDGRLAEFLAKGGGFRYVAVQSDDLGADVAAMRARGVEVAEPTEGSRRTPDGRELRWLAAGLGPRNPLPIFFVQHLTPLAERRRQVPPAGEHPNGALRAERVYIAVPDVATAARDYARVLGMPAPPVQRGAVIKADMAVFDLGPTGLTVAQPAEPGPAAEAMARRGPGPFQVLYRTRSMDAAAHWMASQGLPPPTRGVRNTGEQAMLVGPEQAGGAYIGLVGPA encoded by the coding sequence ATGCTGACGCGCATCGACCACGTCATGATCTGCGTCCCCGACCTCGAGGCGGGCATGGCCGCCTATCGCCGCATCGGCTTCGACGTGCGCTCGGGCGGCGTGCACCCCGGCCGCGCCACCGAGAACGCCATCGCGTTCCTCGCCGAGGACTACCTCGAGCTCCTGAGCCTGCGCCGGGATGCGCCGGCGCCCGCCCCCGGCGCCTCGGACGGGCGCCTCGCCGAGTTCCTCGCCAAGGGCGGCGGCTTCCGCTACGTCGCGGTCCAGAGCGACGACCTCGGTGCCGACGTGGCCGCCATGCGCGCACGCGGCGTGGAGGTCGCGGAGCCGACGGAGGGCAGCCGGCGCACGCCCGACGGCCGCGAGCTTCGCTGGCTCGCCGCCGGGCTCGGCCCGCGCAACCCGCTCCCGATCTTCTTCGTCCAGCACCTCACGCCGCTGGCCGAGCGCCGGCGCCAGGTCCCACCGGCCGGCGAGCACCCGAACGGGGCGCTGCGCGCCGAGCGCGTGTACATCGCCGTGCCCGACGTGGCCACGGCGGCGCGCGACTACGCGCGCGTCCTCGGGATGCCAGCGCCTCCGGTGCAGCGCGGCGCGGTCATCAAGGCCGACATGGCGGTGTTCGACCTCGGACCCACCGGCCTCACCGTCGCCCAGCCCGCCGAGCCCGGCCCGGCCGCCGAGGCGATGGCGCGCCGCGGCCCAGGCCCATTCCAGGTTTTGTACCGCACGCGGAGCATGGACGCGGCGGCCCACTGGATGGCGAGCCAGGGCTTGCCGCCGCCCACGCGCGGTGTGCGCAACACGGGCGAGCAAGCGATGCTGGTGGGCCCCGAGCAGGCCGGCGGCGCATACATCGGGCTGGTCGGGCCCGCGTGA
- a CDS encoding thiamine pyrophosphate-dependent dehydrogenase E1 component subunit alpha, whose amino-acid sequence MTTAATDPRLTVEQHLHMYRQMAKIRAFEEQVNELYKGAKMPGLAHLYVGEEAVAVGVCEALKRDDFITSTHRGHGHCLAKGAAVHRMFAELLGKESGYCRGKGGSMHIADPESGNLGANAIVGGSAGIATGAALSAKMRGSGQVAVCFFGDGALGQGLLYEAMNMAALWKLPVIYVCENNLYGEYTPCGETVAGEILARARAFGIHAEMVDGQDVQAVHATMDRLVARARRGEGPAFLECKTYRYYGHHVGDVNRDYRTREEEKEWMSAHDPLETLSGRLIKQGLVDQGVLDRILGDVKTEIDKGVEYALAAPYPAPSQVDEDVYA is encoded by the coding sequence ATGACGACTGCCGCCACCGACCCGCGCCTCACCGTCGAGCAGCACCTGCACATGTACCGGCAGATGGCCAAGATCCGCGCTTTCGAAGAGCAGGTCAACGAGCTCTACAAGGGCGCCAAGATGCCCGGCCTCGCCCACCTCTACGTGGGCGAAGAGGCGGTGGCGGTGGGGGTGTGCGAGGCGCTCAAGCGTGACGACTTCATCACGAGCACGCATCGGGGCCACGGCCACTGCCTGGCCAAGGGCGCGGCCGTGCACCGCATGTTCGCCGAGCTGCTCGGCAAGGAGTCCGGGTACTGCCGTGGCAAGGGCGGCTCCATGCACATCGCCGATCCGGAGAGCGGCAATCTGGGGGCCAATGCCATTGTGGGCGGCTCGGCCGGCATCGCCACCGGCGCCGCGCTGTCCGCCAAGATGCGGGGCAGCGGCCAGGTGGCGGTGTGCTTCTTCGGCGACGGCGCGCTGGGCCAGGGGCTCCTCTACGAGGCCATGAACATGGCGGCGCTCTGGAAGCTCCCCGTCATCTACGTGTGCGAGAACAACCTCTACGGCGAGTACACGCCCTGCGGCGAGACGGTGGCCGGCGAGATCCTCGCGCGCGCCCGCGCCTTCGGCATCCACGCCGAGATGGTGGACGGGCAGGACGTGCAGGCGGTGCACGCGACGATGGACCGCCTCGTCGCCCGCGCGCGCCGCGGCGAGGGGCCGGCGTTCCTGGAGTGCAAGACCTACCGGTACTACGGCCACCACGTGGGCGACGTCAACCGGGACTACCGCACGCGCGAGGAAGAGAAGGAGTGGATGTCCGCCCACGATCCGCTCGAGACCCTCTCGGGGCGGCTGATCAAGCAGGGCCTCGTCGACCAGGGCGTGCTCGACCGCATCCTCGGCGACGTCAAGACCGAGATCGACAAGGGGGTGGAGTACGCGCTGGCGGCTCCGTATCCCGCGCCCAGCCAGGTGGACGAGGACGTGTATGCCTGA
- a CDS encoding amidohydrolase family protein, whose product MKGAAMLIVDAQVHIWSSGKPTNPNHRQVPVYSKDDVLKEMAEAGVDAAIIHPPASWDPHSNELAVEAARQHPDRFAILGNFPLDRPESRALIDGWTSRPGMLGLRFVFLQPHQRSWPTDGTIDWLWPAAERAGLPVALHASAFMPTVGRVAEKHPRLKLIIDHLGRASGTKDDAGWESLPEMLALAKYPNVAVKATGAPSYSSQPYPYRNIHDHLRRIHDAFGPARLFWGTDITRMPCSWRQCVTLFTEELPWLRGRDQELVMGRAVCEWLGWKHPRL is encoded by the coding sequence GTGAAGGGAGCGGCGATGCTGATCGTGGACGCGCAGGTGCACATCTGGAGTAGCGGCAAGCCCACCAATCCCAATCACCGCCAGGTCCCCGTCTACTCCAAAGACGACGTGTTGAAGGAGATGGCGGAGGCCGGCGTGGACGCGGCGATCATTCATCCGCCCGCCTCCTGGGACCCGCATTCCAACGAGCTGGCCGTCGAGGCGGCGCGCCAGCATCCCGACCGCTTCGCGATTCTCGGAAATTTTCCGCTCGACCGTCCGGAGAGCCGCGCGCTCATCGACGGCTGGACTTCGCGCCCGGGCATGCTGGGCCTCCGCTTCGTGTTCCTCCAGCCGCATCAGCGCTCCTGGCCCACCGACGGGACCATCGACTGGCTATGGCCGGCGGCCGAGCGGGCAGGATTGCCGGTGGCGCTTCACGCTTCGGCCTTCATGCCCACGGTGGGGCGGGTGGCCGAAAAACACCCCCGTCTCAAGTTGATTATTGATCACCTGGGACGGGCGTCGGGCACGAAGGACGACGCGGGGTGGGAAAGCCTGCCGGAGATGCTCGCGCTGGCGAAGTATCCCAACGTCGCGGTGAAGGCCACCGGCGCCCCCAGCTACTCGAGCCAGCCGTATCCGTACCGAAACATCCATGATCACCTGCGCCGCATCCACGACGCCTTCGGTCCGGCGCGCCTCTTCTGGGGCACGGACATCACGCGCATGCCGTGCTCGTGGCGGCAGTGCGTGACGCTCTTCACCGAGGAGCTTCCGTGGCTCAGGGGCCGCGACCAGGAGCTGGTGATGGGCCGCGCGGTGTGCGAGTGGCTGGGCTGGAAGCACCCGCGGCTCTGA
- a CDS encoding aromatic-ring-hydroxylating dioxygenase subunit beta → MVSDADLRAVTEFLYLEARLADEARYAEWLELWTEDAVYWVPATTDPAADPARHLSHIYDNRTRLETRVKLLQTGHRHSQDPPSSMRRLISNVEVAAGEGGEWIAGSNFLLAELAVQAGRELHWWAGRATHRVRRVSGALRMSGKKVVLVNAAEPLPNLAFLI, encoded by the coding sequence GTTCCTGTACCTCGAGGCGCGCCTGGCCGACGAGGCCCGCTACGCGGAGTGGCTCGAGCTCTGGACGGAGGACGCGGTGTACTGGGTGCCCGCGACGACGGATCCCGCCGCCGACCCCGCCCGGCACCTCTCGCACATCTACGACAATCGCACGCGCCTCGAGACGCGCGTGAAGCTCCTGCAGACCGGCCATCGCCACAGCCAGGACCCGCCCTCGTCCATGCGGCGCCTGATCTCGAACGTCGAGGTCGCGGCGGGCGAGGGCGGCGAGTGGATCGCGGGCTCGAACTTCCTCCTCGCCGAGCTGGCCGTGCAGGCGGGGCGCGAGCTCCACTGGTGGGCGGGGCGCGCCACCCATCGGGTACGCCGCGTGAGCGGCGCGCTCAGAATGAGCGGGAAGAAGGTGGTGCTCGTGAACGCGGCGGAGCCGCTCCCGAACCTCGCCTTCCTGATCTAG
- a CDS encoding N-acyl homoserine lactonase family protein, whose product MPDVRVHALCTGSIELDRASMVSDLSPGQPWTVPVMSFVVSHPKGRLLFDTGVHCQARLDPLTRLGAERMKRLTVKSAEGDDVVPQLARLGLKPTDIGYVANSHLHFDHCGGNEFFPKATFLVQRPELEAARKPGFVPKYNPSPIDFDHPLDYQVIEGEHDVFGDGSVILFPTYGHTPGHQSLRVRGGKGAHLVCASDACYTRENMDRDVLPNILWDPGVMRESLGALRRLRDREGAAMFYGHDPAQWQTMPKAPAAVL is encoded by the coding sequence ATGCCTGACGTCCGCGTCCACGCCCTCTGCACCGGCTCCATCGAGCTCGACCGGGCCAGCATGGTCTCCGATCTCTCCCCAGGGCAGCCCTGGACGGTGCCGGTGATGAGCTTCGTGGTGAGCCACCCGAAGGGCCGGCTCCTCTTCGACACCGGCGTGCACTGCCAGGCGCGGCTCGATCCCCTCACCCGCCTGGGCGCCGAGCGCATGAAGCGGCTCACCGTGAAGAGCGCGGAGGGGGACGACGTGGTGCCCCAGCTCGCGCGCCTGGGATTGAAACCCACCGACATCGGATACGTCGCGAACTCGCACCTCCACTTCGACCACTGCGGCGGCAACGAGTTCTTCCCGAAGGCGACCTTTCTCGTGCAGCGGCCGGAGCTCGAGGCGGCGCGGAAGCCCGGCTTCGTCCCGAAGTACAACCCGAGCCCCATCGACTTCGACCATCCGCTCGACTATCAGGTCATCGAGGGCGAGCACGACGTGTTCGGCGACGGGAGCGTGATCCTCTTCCCCACCTACGGCCATACGCCGGGGCATCAATCCCTGCGCGTGCGCGGGGGCAAGGGCGCGCACCTGGTGTGTGCCTCCGATGCCTGTTACACGCGGGAGAACATGGACCGCGACGTGCTCCCGAACATCCTCTGGGATCCGGGCGTCATGCGCGAATCCCTGGGAGCGCTGCGGCGGCTACGGGATCGGGAGGGGGCCGCGATGTTCTACGGCCATGACCCCGCGCAGTGGCAGACGATGCCGAAGGCGCCGGCCGCGGTGCTCTGA